A region of Myxococcus stipitatus DSM 14675 DNA encodes the following proteins:
- a CDS encoding helicase C-terminal domain-containing protein: MGGAAELFTRHVFLDLETTGLDPRADKIIELGCLFFENGREVDRFARMYSASRPLPLTIRRLTGLTDADLAGKPRFGSDMEELRQRLSGWTVVAHNAPFEKGFLPDLLGPIRAPVLDSCELMHYLHPELPSHSLESLLRWAGLGVRQPHRALSDCEAVYAVLVQTMERMVRDGRGEDVSDLLATLDPRAARRLGPAEGETGAFDYEEWPLLDLLSRLAEACRAVPAPLKLETQGFLRGKPERRRAAGVAALVEPEADAPVLPVRADEVTSVLGAGGALERREESFKSRPAQLDMALAVARALSEGEQVAVEAGTGTGKSLAYLTPAALFAARNGRKVGVAPHTKTLQDQLLEKDLPRLHRAMGGTFGYALLKGQSNYLCRRRALEATRVEPGMGHSARAPRAYLRAYMRRSLDGDLDRLSHWFRERFPVLMGLMPAVRSEAATTLGEKCPHHHRCFYHSAVAQAREADVLVINQSLAFAWPARYPKMEHLILDEAHEVEDVATTALTVELSDLAFHRLTERLHGRDGRHGLFAELRRALVGSRREESRALMGQVEDALRRLMDEARDLGARVTELCEPSATTAGEDPDEGAYAPELRVTEAVRALPTWAPVREGLELVRGALQALHTLLAVRVLEALPELAARMPALERELSGGTTELGELATLAQELSGEAAAGRCYSATAEPRRQRWSVGAQPVDVSFHVSRDFAASKRALVLTSATLGPSSGSGTPFVLKRLGLDGRGDAPAPRLLRAPSPFQLHEQALVVLVTDAPRAHEEPFVEWAATRISGLAQTMGGRLLGLFASTRRMDRVGAEARARLEPLGIEVLRQSRGHSRSLAARQERDTGTVLLGTKSFWQGVDIPGRGVGCVFIDKLPLEPALRPLVAAREEPFARSGNEYQGFLQYRLPRALLLLRQGVGRLIRSTTDRGVVIIADPGHPSYRAHLLEALDGYHVEALPWAQARLRIHAVLKQTGLTADLLSTQ, encoded by the coding sequence ATGGGCGGCGCGGCGGAGCTTTTCACGCGGCATGTCTTCCTGGACCTCGAGACGACGGGGTTGGATCCACGTGCCGACAAAATCATCGAGTTGGGATGTCTGTTCTTCGAGAACGGGCGCGAGGTGGACCGCTTCGCGCGCATGTACTCGGCATCCCGGCCCTTGCCGCTCACGATCCGGCGGCTGACGGGCCTGACGGACGCGGACCTCGCGGGCAAGCCCCGCTTCGGCTCCGACATGGAGGAGCTGCGACAGCGGCTCTCCGGGTGGACGGTGGTGGCGCACAACGCCCCGTTCGAGAAGGGCTTCCTGCCTGACTTGTTGGGGCCCATCCGCGCGCCGGTGCTCGACTCGTGCGAGCTGATGCACTACCTGCACCCGGAGCTGCCCAGCCACTCGCTGGAGTCGCTCTTGCGCTGGGCGGGGCTGGGCGTCCGCCAGCCTCACCGCGCGCTGTCGGACTGCGAGGCGGTGTACGCCGTGCTCGTGCAGACGATGGAGCGCATGGTGCGCGACGGGCGCGGCGAGGACGTGTCGGACCTCCTGGCCACGTTGGACCCTCGCGCGGCGCGGCGGCTGGGGCCCGCGGAGGGCGAAACCGGCGCCTTCGACTACGAGGAGTGGCCGCTCCTGGATTTGCTGTCGCGGCTGGCGGAAGCCTGTCGCGCCGTGCCCGCGCCGCTGAAGCTGGAGACCCAAGGGTTCTTGCGCGGGAAGCCGGAGCGGAGGCGGGCGGCGGGTGTCGCGGCCCTCGTCGAGCCGGAGGCGGATGCGCCCGTGCTGCCCGTTCGCGCCGACGAGGTGACGTCGGTGCTGGGTGCTGGTGGAGCGCTGGAGCGGCGCGAGGAGTCCTTCAAGAGCCGACCCGCGCAGCTCGACATGGCTCTCGCGGTGGCGCGTGCGCTGTCGGAGGGTGAGCAGGTGGCGGTAGAGGCGGGCACGGGCACGGGCAAGTCGCTCGCGTACCTGACGCCGGCCGCGCTGTTCGCGGCGCGAAACGGGCGCAAAGTCGGCGTGGCGCCTCACACGAAGACACTGCAGGACCAGTTGCTGGAGAAGGATCTGCCCCGCCTGCACCGGGCCATGGGCGGCACGTTCGGCTACGCGCTGCTCAAGGGACAGTCGAACTACCTGTGCCGGCGCCGGGCGCTGGAGGCAACGCGGGTGGAGCCGGGCATGGGGCACTCGGCGCGCGCGCCCCGGGCGTACCTGCGGGCGTACATGCGCCGCAGCCTGGACGGAGACCTGGACCGGCTGAGCCACTGGTTCCGGGAGCGCTTCCCGGTGCTGATGGGGTTGATGCCCGCGGTGCGGTCCGAGGCCGCGACGACGCTGGGCGAGAAGTGCCCGCATCACCACCGGTGCTTCTACCACTCGGCGGTGGCGCAGGCGCGCGAGGCGGATGTGCTGGTCATCAACCAGTCGCTCGCCTTCGCCTGGCCCGCGCGCTACCCGAAGATGGAGCACCTGATTCTCGACGAGGCGCACGAAGTCGAGGACGTGGCCACCACCGCGCTCACCGTGGAGCTGTCGGACCTGGCCTTCCATCGGCTCACCGAGCGACTGCATGGGCGCGATGGACGCCATGGGCTCTTCGCCGAGCTTCGCCGCGCACTCGTCGGCTCCCGGCGTGAGGAGTCTCGGGCGCTGATGGGTCAGGTGGAGGACGCGCTGCGCCGGCTGATGGATGAGGCTCGAGACCTGGGCGCGCGGGTGACGGAGCTGTGTGAGCCCTCGGCCACGACAGCGGGCGAGGACCCGGATGAAGGCGCGTATGCGCCCGAGCTCCGGGTGACGGAGGCCGTGCGCGCGCTTCCCACCTGGGCCCCCGTGCGCGAGGGACTCGAGCTGGTGCGTGGTGCGCTCCAGGCGCTCCACACGCTGCTCGCGGTGCGGGTGCTGGAGGCGCTGCCCGAGCTGGCCGCGCGGATGCCCGCGTTGGAGCGCGAGCTGTCGGGTGGAACCACGGAGCTGGGGGAACTGGCGACGCTGGCGCAGGAGCTCTCGGGTGAGGCGGCGGCGGGGCGGTGCTACTCGGCCACGGCGGAGCCTCGGCGTCAGCGATGGAGCGTGGGGGCTCAGCCCGTGGATGTGTCGTTCCATGTGTCGCGCGACTTCGCGGCGAGCAAGCGCGCGCTGGTGCTGACGTCCGCGACGCTGGGGCCCAGCAGCGGGAGTGGGACACCGTTCGTGCTGAAGCGGCTGGGACTCGACGGACGCGGTGATGCGCCCGCGCCCAGGTTGCTGCGAGCCCCCTCTCCCTTCCAACTGCACGAGCAGGCGCTGGTGGTGCTCGTCACGGACGCGCCTCGTGCGCATGAAGAGCCCTTCGTCGAGTGGGCCGCGACGCGCATCTCCGGCCTCGCGCAGACGATGGGTGGGCGACTCCTGGGCTTGTTCGCCTCCACGCGTCGGATGGACCGCGTGGGCGCGGAGGCTCGGGCCCGGCTGGAGCCGCTGGGAATCGAAGTGCTCCGGCAATCGCGAGGGCACAGCCGCTCGCTGGCGGCTCGGCAGGAGCGCGACACGGGCACGGTGTTGCTGGGCACGAAGAGCTTCTGGCAGGGCGTGGATATCCCAGGCCGAGGCGTGGGCTGTGTCTTCATCGACAAGCTCCCGCTGGAGCCCGCGCTTCGCCCGCTGGTGGCGGCTCGCGAGGAGCCTTTCGCCCGCTCGGGCAACGAGTACCAGGGCTTCCTCCAGTACCGGCTGCCGAGGGCGCTGCTGCTCCTGAGGCAGGGCGTGGGCCGACTCATCCGCTCCACCACGGACCGAGGCGTTGTCATCATCGCGGACCCGGGACACCCCAGCTATCGCGCGCACCTGCTCGAAGCGCTCGACGGCTACCACGTGGAGGCCTTGCCCTGGGCACAGGCCCGGCTGCGCATCCACGCGGTCCTCAAGCAGACGGGACTCACCGCGGACCTGCTCTCGACTCAGTGA
- a CDS encoding Uma2 family endonuclease produces MGPEEREEVVESLPGEVTDREMSPPEGDRHQDARHRVLDILRGHFDRRKRSMYIGSELPVYYPGERRFAPDLLVVFDVEPHSREKWLVSYEGKGLDWVMEVHSGGDRKKDAVYNVRRYARLGVPEYFIYDRAREQLLGYRLKARGSRTYSRIPEKRGRLRSKVLGIDFELRDDQVFLWTGPTLLLEPMEMVEQLKARVAKASQRADEELRMRREEARRRRNTVRRLASEAERLSSETRRRQRAERALEESNQRAKDAEQKLAAMKAELRKLRSRPH; encoded by the coding sequence ATGGGGCCCGAGGAACGGGAAGAGGTCGTGGAATCACTGCCCGGCGAAGTCACGGACCGGGAGATGTCTCCGCCGGAGGGAGACCGGCACCAGGACGCGAGGCACCGCGTCCTCGACATCCTCAGGGGCCACTTCGACCGACGGAAGCGGTCGATGTACATCGGCTCCGAGCTGCCGGTGTACTACCCGGGCGAGCGGCGCTTCGCGCCTGACTTGCTGGTGGTGTTCGATGTCGAGCCGCACAGCCGCGAGAAGTGGCTGGTGAGCTACGAGGGCAAGGGCCTGGACTGGGTGATGGAGGTCCACTCCGGAGGCGACCGGAAGAAGGACGCCGTCTACAACGTGCGGCGCTACGCCCGGCTCGGAGTCCCCGAGTACTTCATCTACGACAGGGCTCGCGAACAGCTCCTGGGCTACCGGCTGAAGGCGCGGGGCTCGAGGACCTACTCACGCATCCCCGAGAAGCGGGGACGGCTCAGGTCGAAGGTGCTGGGCATCGACTTCGAGCTTCGCGATGACCAGGTGTTCCTGTGGACAGGCCCGACCCTGCTGCTCGAACCCATGGAGATGGTGGAGCAGCTCAAGGCGCGCGTGGCGAAGGCCAGCCAGCGCGCCGATGAGGAGCTCCGCATGCGTCGCGAGGAGGCACGACGACGCAGGAACACCGTGCGCCGTCTAGCCTCCGAGGCTGAGCGTCTTTCCTCGGAGACTCGCCGTCGACAGAGGGCGGAACGCGCGCTGGAGGAGTCCAATCAGCGCGCCAAGGATGCCGAGCAGAAGCTCGCGGCGATGAAGGCGGAGCTGCGCAAGCTGCGGTCCCGCCCTCACTGA
- a CDS encoding sensor histidine kinase: MTTSTARTTAPRRRWRNFLLDTSFQLKLTAYMVGVTLVLSALLGVFLVRSARTLMRETAAAVEARSRAAEVSRELSGATLSNELLARMDDPSFEATFREKASGIDAAYEAERAEIVAQRAELEWRQRVTWWVLGAFLVGFLVVVALGTIVVTHRLAGPLLRIRRMVTDVSAGKLQPPPYGLREGDELRELFDATRSMMQKLKDQSEEDVKSLAQALEAAERSGLSGEPLAELRALESRFRARLEG, from the coding sequence ATGACGACGAGCACGGCGCGGACGACGGCCCCGAGGCGCCGCTGGCGCAACTTCCTGCTGGATACGAGCTTCCAGCTCAAGTTGACCGCGTACATGGTGGGCGTGACGTTGGTGCTGTCGGCCTTGCTGGGGGTGTTCCTGGTGCGGTCGGCCCGGACGCTGATGCGCGAGACGGCGGCGGCGGTGGAGGCCCGCTCGCGCGCGGCGGAGGTGAGCCGGGAGCTGTCTGGTGCCACGCTCTCCAACGAGCTGCTGGCGCGCATGGATGACCCGTCCTTCGAGGCCACCTTCCGGGAGAAGGCGAGCGGCATCGACGCGGCCTACGAAGCGGAGCGCGCCGAGATTGTCGCGCAGCGCGCGGAGCTGGAGTGGCGCCAGCGCGTGACGTGGTGGGTGCTGGGCGCCTTCCTGGTGGGCTTCCTCGTCGTGGTGGCGCTGGGCACCATCGTGGTGACGCACCGGCTGGCGGGGCCCCTGCTGCGCATCCGCCGCATGGTGACGGATGTGTCGGCGGGCAAGCTGCAGCCGCCTCCGTACGGTCTGCGCGAAGGCGACGAGCTGCGTGAGCTGTTCGACGCGACGCGGAGCATGATGCAGAAGCTCAAGGACCAGAGCGAAGAGGACGTGAAGAGCCTGGCGCAGGCGCTCGAGGCCGCGGAGCGCTCGGGCCTCTCGGGCGAGCCTCTCGCGGAGCTGCGTGCGCTCGAGTCCCGCTTCCGCGCGCGGCTGGAGGGCTGA
- a CDS encoding HEAT repeat domain-containing protein, translating into MRLPPHSLLLLLLLFTPCVSLAQGDTRISFLGRQLQQGKDPRSRSQAALVLGATEDPEAVAPLCGALKDPSELVRAAVAKALAKLQEVSALPCLEAHKTEPDAAVKTAVQEAVGSLKAYQSRPPRFYIVVDGMKDLTRTLPAELVKATEARLRSRLVRRGAMLAPAKESKSAAKGALKKLGVSGYRITPEVHALEGGGLRVAIVCMSYPDLSLLGQVDVKAGGAQPADLLKALVPRAVEEAAETFEWSNET; encoded by the coding sequence ATGCGGCTGCCCCCTCATTCCCTCCTCCTGCTGCTGTTGCTGTTCACGCCCTGCGTGTCCCTGGCCCAGGGGGATACCCGGATTTCGTTCCTGGGACGCCAGCTGCAGCAGGGCAAGGACCCTCGCTCGCGCTCGCAGGCGGCGCTGGTGCTGGGGGCCACGGAGGACCCGGAGGCCGTGGCCCCGCTGTGTGGCGCCCTGAAGGACCCCAGCGAGTTGGTGCGGGCGGCCGTCGCCAAGGCGCTGGCGAAGCTCCAGGAGGTCTCCGCGCTGCCGTGTCTGGAGGCGCACAAGACGGAGCCGGACGCGGCGGTGAAGACTGCTGTGCAGGAGGCGGTGGGCTCGCTGAAGGCGTATCAGTCGCGTCCTCCGCGCTTCTACATCGTGGTGGATGGGATGAAGGACCTCACGCGCACGTTGCCCGCGGAGCTGGTGAAGGCCACCGAGGCCCGGCTTCGCTCGAGACTGGTACGCCGGGGCGCGATGCTGGCGCCCGCCAAGGAGTCCAAGTCCGCGGCGAAGGGCGCGCTGAAGAAGCTGGGGGTGAGTGGCTATCGCATCACCCCGGAGGTTCATGCATTGGAGGGAGGAGGCTTGCGGGTGGCCATCGTTTGCATGAGCTACCCGGACCTGTCGCTGCTAGGGCAGGTGGATGTGAAGGCCGGGGGCGCGCAGCCCGCGGACCTCCTCAAGGCACTGGTGCCCCGAGCGGTGGAGGAAGCCGCGGAAACCTTCGAGTGGAGCAACGAGACATGA
- a CDS encoding serine O-acetyltransferase, with protein sequence MGPDALTFYRAARRLRHLGVPLLPAWVSAVGDRLLHSHVDIDARLHASVGLGYGGVGVVVAPGVEVGEGSFLSQNVSVEPRLGEAEAPRIGRNVYVGVGAQIIGPVTVGDDAVIGAGALVTADVPPRAVVVGDPARVVKYKPARQH encoded by the coding sequence ATGGGGCCGGATGCACTGACGTTCTACCGAGCCGCGAGGCGCCTGCGACACCTGGGCGTGCCCTTGCTGCCCGCCTGGGTCTCCGCCGTGGGTGACCGCCTGCTGCACAGCCATGTCGACATCGACGCGAGGCTGCATGCCTCCGTGGGCCTGGGCTACGGCGGCGTGGGCGTGGTGGTCGCGCCGGGGGTCGAGGTGGGCGAGGGCAGCTTCCTCTCGCAGAACGTGAGCGTGGAGCCGCGGCTCGGGGAGGCGGAGGCGCCTCGCATCGGTCGCAACGTCTACGTGGGCGTGGGAGCTCAAATCATCGGCCCGGTGACGGTGGGAGACGACGCGGTGATTGGCGCCGGAGCCCTGGTGACGGCGGATGTCCCGCCCAGGGCGGTGGTGGTGGGAGACCCCGCCCGGGTGGTCAAGTACAAGCCCGCGAGACAGCACTGA
- the alaS gene encoding alanine--tRNA ligase encodes MPSALTASEIREAFLKFFEERAHRRVPSSSLVPANDPTLLFTNAGMVQFKDVFTGRERRDYSRATTSQKCVRAGGKHNDLDNVGYTARHHTFFEMLGNFSFGDYFKADAIAYGWEFVTKTLGLSTERLAITVFNGEDGIPWDEEAFELWVKQGVSRDRIYKLGKKDNFWAMGDTGPCGPCSEIHYHQGDDIPCVEEAAGNKCLGVACDCDRWLEIWNLVFMQFERKEKDAPLIPLPKPSIDTGAGLERIASVVQGKRSNYDTDLFQQLIARVVEISGKPYAQETGASHRVIADHGRAAAFLIADGVQPSNEGRGYVLRRIMRRAIRHGTLLDVDQLFFFKVVDRVIELMGDAYPELRESRPFILKVAEHEEESFRRTLNRGMKMIEDNVARMKQASEKLMSGADVFLLHGTYGFPWDLTQIILKEHGLDADIPGFEEELKKEAERGKGGDLNKEKAIGDIYLKLLEKLGPTEFLGYEGEGHEGEGSIRALIRDGAEVIQASQGDKVELVMDRTPFYGESGGQQGDTGDIVGHGGKAVAKVQDAQRPVQGLIVHTVEIAEGTFKVGDMVQAAVNVERRKAIRANHSATHLLHKALKLVLGEHVKQAGSVVAPDLLRFDFSHFGPMTTEETEKVEDLVNGWIRDNAAAQTRVMALEDAKKSGAVAMFGEKYGETVRVVTVHPESTELCGGTHVRRSGDIGLFKVTSESGVASGVRRIIALTGVGALQFVREQEHELRKVAELLKTSPKDVAKRVESTQKRVKELERKVEEVSVKAQTAGSKDLLEQARDINGMKVLATRVDPADDKVFRGMADQLRDRIQSGVVAIGGEKDGRAIILVALTKDVVAKGISAGDLVREMAKEVGGKGGGKADMAQAGGPDASKLPAALDKLYELVKGAGAA; translated from the coding sequence ATGCCTTCCGCCCTCACCGCCTCCGAGATTCGCGAGGCGTTCCTCAAGTTCTTCGAGGAGCGTGCGCACCGCCGCGTCCCCTCCTCTTCGCTGGTGCCCGCAAACGACCCGACCCTGCTGTTCACCAACGCGGGCATGGTCCAGTTCAAGGACGTCTTCACCGGCCGGGAGCGCCGCGACTACAGCCGCGCCACGACCTCGCAGAAGTGCGTGCGCGCCGGTGGCAAGCACAACGACCTCGACAACGTGGGCTACACGGCGCGCCACCACACGTTCTTCGAGATGCTCGGCAACTTCTCCTTCGGCGACTACTTCAAGGCGGACGCGATTGCGTACGGCTGGGAGTTCGTGACGAAGACGCTGGGGCTCTCCACGGAGCGGCTGGCCATCACCGTGTTCAACGGCGAGGACGGCATCCCCTGGGATGAGGAGGCGTTCGAGCTGTGGGTGAAGCAGGGCGTGTCCCGCGACCGCATCTACAAGCTCGGCAAGAAGGACAACTTCTGGGCCATGGGCGACACGGGCCCGTGCGGCCCCTGCTCCGAAATCCACTACCACCAGGGCGACGACATCCCCTGTGTCGAGGAGGCTGCGGGCAACAAGTGTCTGGGCGTCGCGTGTGACTGCGACCGGTGGCTGGAGATCTGGAACCTCGTGTTCATGCAGTTCGAGCGCAAGGAGAAGGACGCGCCGCTGATTCCCTTGCCCAAGCCGTCCATCGACACGGGCGCGGGCCTGGAGCGCATCGCCTCCGTCGTGCAGGGCAAGCGCTCCAACTACGACACGGACCTGTTCCAGCAGCTCATCGCCCGTGTGGTGGAGATCTCCGGCAAGCCCTACGCGCAGGAGACGGGCGCTTCCCACCGCGTCATCGCGGACCACGGCCGGGCGGCGGCGTTCCTCATCGCGGACGGCGTGCAGCCCTCCAATGAGGGCCGCGGCTACGTCCTGCGCCGCATCATGCGCCGCGCGATTCGCCACGGAACGTTGCTGGATGTGGACCAGCTCTTCTTCTTCAAGGTCGTGGACCGGGTCATCGAGCTGATGGGTGACGCGTACCCCGAGCTGCGCGAGAGCCGGCCCTTCATCCTCAAGGTGGCGGAGCACGAGGAGGAGAGCTTCCGGCGCACGCTCAATCGCGGCATGAAGATGATTGAGGACAACGTCGCGCGGATGAAGCAGGCCAGCGAGAAGCTGATGTCCGGCGCGGACGTGTTCCTGCTCCATGGCACCTACGGCTTCCCGTGGGACCTGACGCAGATCATCCTGAAGGAGCACGGGCTCGACGCGGACATCCCGGGCTTCGAGGAGGAGCTGAAGAAGGAGGCCGAGCGCGGCAAGGGCGGCGACCTCAACAAGGAAAAGGCCATCGGGGACATCTACCTCAAGCTGCTGGAGAAGCTCGGGCCCACCGAGTTCCTCGGCTACGAGGGTGAGGGTCACGAGGGCGAGGGCAGCATCCGCGCGCTGATTCGCGATGGCGCCGAGGTGATCCAGGCGTCCCAGGGCGACAAGGTGGAGCTGGTGATGGACCGGACGCCCTTCTACGGCGAGTCCGGCGGCCAGCAGGGCGACACGGGCGACATCGTGGGCCACGGCGGCAAGGCGGTCGCGAAGGTCCAGGACGCGCAGCGCCCGGTGCAGGGGCTCATCGTCCATACGGTGGAGATCGCCGAGGGCACCTTCAAGGTCGGCGACATGGTGCAGGCGGCGGTGAACGTGGAGCGCCGCAAGGCCATCCGCGCGAACCACTCGGCGACGCACCTGTTGCACAAGGCGCTCAAGCTGGTGCTCGGCGAGCACGTGAAGCAGGCGGGCTCCGTGGTGGCGCCGGACCTGCTGCGCTTCGACTTCTCGCACTTCGGCCCGATGACGACCGAGGAGACCGAGAAGGTCGAGGACCTGGTCAACGGCTGGATTCGCGACAACGCGGCGGCGCAGACGCGCGTCATGGCGCTCGAGGACGCGAAGAAGTCCGGCGCGGTGGCGATGTTCGGTGAGAAGTACGGCGAGACGGTGCGCGTCGTCACCGTCCATCCGGAGTCCACCGAGCTGTGCGGCGGCACGCACGTGCGGCGCAGCGGCGACATCGGTCTATTCAAGGTGACGAGCGAGAGTGGTGTCGCGTCCGGCGTGCGGCGCATCATCGCGCTCACGGGCGTGGGTGCGCTCCAGTTCGTGCGCGAGCAGGAGCACGAGCTGCGCAAGGTGGCCGAGCTGTTGAAGACGTCCCCCAAGGACGTGGCCAAGCGCGTGGAGTCGACGCAGAAGCGCGTGAAGGAGCTGGAGCGCAAGGTGGAGGAGGTCTCCGTCAAGGCGCAGACGGCGGGCAGCAAGGACCTGCTGGAGCAGGCGCGCGACATCAACGGCATGAAGGTGCTGGCGACGCGCGTGGACCCGGCGGACGACAAGGTGTTCCGCGGCATGGCGGACCAGCTCCGCGACCGCATCCAGTCAGGTGTGGTGGCCATTGGCGGCGAGAAGGACGGCCGCGCCATCATCCTCGTGGCGCTCACGAAGGATGTGGTGGCCAAGGGCATCAGCGCGGGTGACCTGGTGCGCGAGATGGCCAAGGAAGTCGGCGGCAAGGGCGGCGGCAAGGCGGACATGGCGCAGGCCGGTGGTCCGGACGCGTCGAAGCTGCCCGCGGCGCTGGACAAGCTGTACGAGCTGGTGAAGGGAGCGGGCGCCGCGTGA